The Symphalangus syndactylus isolate Jambi chromosome 3, NHGRI_mSymSyn1-v2.1_pri, whole genome shotgun sequence genome has a segment encoding these proteins:
- the FOXE1 gene encoding forkhead box protein E1, producing the protein MTAESGPPPPQPEVLAAVKEERGETAAGAGVPGEAAGRGAGGRRRKRPLQRGKPPYSYIALIAMAIAHAPERRLTLGGIYKFITERFPFYRDNPKKWQNSIRHNLTLNDCFLKIPREAGRPGKGNYWALDPNAEDMFESGSFLRRRKRFKRSDLSTYPAYMHDAAAAAAAAAAAAAAIFPGAVPAARPPYPGAVYAGYAPPSLAAPPPVYYPAASPGPCRVFGLVPERPLSPELGPAPSGPGGSCAFASAGAPATTTGYQPAGCTGARPANPSAYAAAYAGPDGAYPQGAGSAIFAAAGRLAGPASPTAGGSSGGVETTVDFYGRTSPGQFGALGPCYNPGGQLGGASAGAYHARHAAAYPGGIDRFVSAM; encoded by the coding sequence ATGACTGCCGAGAgcgggccgccgccgccgcagccaGAGGTGCTGGCTGCGGTGAAGGAAGAGCGCGGCGAGACCGCAGCAGGGGCCGGGGTCCCAGGGGAGGCCGCGGGCCGCGGGGCGGGCGGGCGGCGCCGCAAGCGCCCCCTGCAGCGCGGGAAGCCGCCCTACAGCTACATCGCGCTCATCGCCATGGCCATCGCGCACGCGCCCGAGCGCCGCCTCACGCTGGGCGGCATCTACAAGTTCATCACCGAGCGCTTCCCCTTCTACCGCGACAACCCCAAAAAGTGGCAGAACAGCATCCGCCACAACCTCACACTCAACGACTGCTTCCTCAAGATCCCGCGCGAGGCCGGCCGCCCGGGTAAGGGCAACTACTGGGCGCTCGACCCCAACGCGGAGGACATGTTCGAGAGCGGCAGCTTCCTGCGCCGCCGCAAGCGCTTCAAGCGCTCGGACCTCTCCACCTACCCGGCTTACATGCACGACGCGGCGGCCGCGgcagccgccgccgctgccgcggCCGCCGCCATCTTCCCGGGCGCGGTGCCCGCCGCGCGCCCCCCCTACCCGGGCGCCGTCTATGCGGGCTACGCGCCGCCGTCGCTGGCCGCTCCGCCTCCAGTCTACTACCCCGCGGCGTCGCCCGGCCCTTGCCGCGTCTTCGGCCTGGTTCCTGAGCGGCCTCTCAGCCCAGAGCTGGGGCCCGCACCGTCGGGGCCCGGCGGCTCTTGCGCCTTTGCCTCCGCCGGCGCCCCAGCTACCACCACCGGCTACCAGCCCGCAGGCTGCACCGGGGCCCGGCCGGCCAACCCCTCGGCCTATGCGGCTGCCTACGCGGGCCCGGACGGCGCGTACCCGCAGGGCGCCGGCAGTGCGATCTTTGCCGCTGCTGGCCGCCTGGCGGGACCTGCTTCGCCCACCGCGGGCGGCAGCAGTGGCGGCGTGGAGACCACGGTGGACTTCTACGGGCGCACGTCGCCCGGCCAGTTCGGAGCGCTGGGGCCCTGCTACAACCCTGGCGGGCAGCTCGGAGGGGCCAGTGCAGGCGCCTACCATGCTCGCCATGCTGCCGCCTATCCCGGTGGGATAGATCGGTTCGTGTCCGCCATGTGA